A region of Anaeromicrobium sediminis DNA encodes the following proteins:
- the citF gene encoding citrate lyase subunit alpha, with amino-acid sequence MINEVGRELPEYIEGYGQVKPFQYALDNDVVIKRKNILNTYNKSSEGKYVNSIKEVLLKANIKDGMTISFHHHLRNGDKVLNHVLQEVANMGIKDIKVAASSIFPIHKPLVKLIEDGVVTQVMANYISGPVADAISSGKLKYPAIMHTHGGRARSIESGDLNIDIAFIGAPTCDTYGNINGVQGTSACGTLGYAVADAMYANIVVAVTDNLVEYPAEYVEISQEYVDYVTTLESIGDPSGIVSGTTQITKDPIGLKIACDTGKVIEAAGFLKNGLSFQTGAGGTSLAVAHFLKKMMHEKDIKGSFASGGITGYLVDMLNEGYFRTLVDVQCFDLDAINSYKENRNHQGMSASKYGNPHNKGAVVDQLDVMILGATEIDLDFNVNVTTGSDGRIMGGSGGHSDTAAGSKLAIVVTQLIKGRIPIVKDNVTTVTTPGRSIDVLVTERGIAVNPENKGLAEKLKDAGLNVVSIKELKEMAEKIAGKPEKIEQKDDIVAIVEYRDGTVIDLVKRV; translated from the coding sequence ATGATTAACGAAGTAGGAAGAGAGTTACCTGAGTATATTGAAGGATATGGTCAGGTAAAGCCTTTTCAATATGCTTTAGATAATGATGTTGTTATAAAAAGGAAAAATATACTTAATACATACAATAAATCAAGTGAAGGAAAATATGTAAATAGTATAAAAGAAGTTTTATTAAAAGCAAATATTAAAGATGGAATGACTATTTCTTTTCACCATCACTTAAGAAATGGTGATAAGGTACTTAATCATGTTTTACAAGAAGTTGCAAACATGGGTATTAAGGATATTAAAGTAGCTGCTAGTTCCATATTCCCTATTCACAAACCATTAGTAAAATTAATAGAAGATGGTGTAGTAACACAAGTTATGGCAAATTACATATCAGGACCAGTTGCTGATGCCATATCATCAGGAAAACTAAAATATCCTGCTATTATGCATACCCATGGAGGTAGAGCTAGATCCATTGAAAGTGGAGACCTTAATATAGATATAGCTTTTATAGGAGCGCCCACTTGTGATACTTATGGTAACATAAATGGAGTACAAGGAACTTCCGCATGCGGCACTTTAGGATATGCTGTTGCTGATGCCATGTATGCAAACATAGTAGTTGCAGTTACAGATAATTTAGTTGAATATCCAGCTGAATACGTGGAAATTAGTCAGGAATATGTGGATTATGTAACTACTCTTGAAAGTATTGGTGATCCAAGTGGTATTGTATCTGGTACAACCCAAATTACGAAAGATCCAATAGGTTTAAAGATTGCATGTGACACAGGAAAAGTAATTGAGGCCGCTGGATTTTTGAAAAATGGATTATCTTTTCAAACTGGAGCAGGAGGTACGTCTTTAGCTGTAGCCCATTTCTTAAAAAAGATGATGCATGAAAAGGATATAAAGGGAAGTTTTGCTTCAGGTGGAATAACGGGTTATTTGGTAGATATGTTGAATGAAGGATATTTTAGAACACTTGTTGATGTTCAGTGTTTTGATTTAGATGCCATTAATTCATATAAAGAAAATAGAAATCATCAAGGAATGTCAGCATCTAAATATGGTAATCCTCACAACAAGGGAGCCGTAGTAGATCAATTAGATGTAATGATATTAGGGGCTACAGAGATTGATTTAGACTTTAATGTTAATGTTACTACAGGTTCAGATGGCCGTATAATGGGCGGATCGGGAGGTCATAGTGATACAGCAGCTGGTTCAAAACTAGCAATTGTGGTGACTCAGTTGATAAAAGGTAGGATTCCAATTGTAAAGGATAATGTTACTACCGTTACAACTCCAGGGAGGTCAATAGACGTATTAGTAACAGAGAGAGGTATTGCAGTTAATCCAGAAAATAAAGGTTTAGCTGAAAAGCTAAAGGATGCAGGGTTAAATGTGGTATCCATAAAAGAGTTAAAGGAAATGGCAGAAAAAATAGCAGGTAAACCTGAAAAAATAGAACAAAAGGATGACATAGTTGCAATTGTTGAGTATAGGGATGGTACTGTAATAGACCTAGTGAAAAGGGTGTAG
- a CDS encoding HpcH/HpaI aldolase/citrate lyase family protein, with protein sequence MSRIRKSMLFIPGNNPSMIQNAGVFGADSVILDLEDAVSMDEKDSARNLVYNGLMALDFGASEKVVRINPLDTHMGIKDLSFISKAKPDAILVPKADEKSIKLCCSMLDNIEKEMNYNHGQIKIIALIETAYGVEKSSDIIQISDRVEGILLGGEDLTADLGVHRTLQGDEIFYGRTRLVMAAKAFNKQVIDTPFTDVNDNAGLRSDSQLAVKLGFTGKALINPRQIDIVHEVFSPTEEEIKWATDVLKEWEVAKAKGLGVFSFNGKMVDAPILSRAKNTLKKAGLELETGGDLI encoded by the coding sequence ATGAGTAGAATAAGAAAGAGTATGTTATTTATACCAGGGAATAACCCTAGTATGATTCAAAATGCAGGTGTATTTGGTGCGGATAGTGTTATCCTTGATCTTGAAGATGCAGTGAGTATGGATGAGAAGGATTCGGCTAGAAACTTAGTATACAATGGATTAATGGCTTTGGACTTTGGGGCATCTGAAAAAGTAGTTAGGATAAATCCTCTAGATACGCATATGGGTATTAAAGATTTATCTTTCATATCAAAGGCGAAACCTGATGCTATATTAGTTCCAAAGGCAGATGAAAAGTCTATTAAACTATGTTGTTCAATGTTAGATAATATTGAAAAAGAAATGAACTATAATCATGGACAGATTAAGATAATCGCATTAATTGAGACTGCATACGGAGTAGAAAAGTCTTCAGATATAATTCAAATATCTGATAGAGTTGAAGGAATTTTATTAGGAGGAGAAGATTTAACTGCTGATTTAGGTGTTCATAGAACACTTCAAGGTGATGAAATATTTTATGGGAGAACAAGACTTGTTATGGCTGCTAAGGCCTTTAATAAACAGGTTATTGATACGCCATTTACTGATGTAAATGACAATGCAGGATTAAGAAGTGATTCACAACTTGCAGTTAAGCTTGGATTTACAGGAAAAGCCTTAATAAATCCTCGTCAAATAGATATTGTCCATGAAGTATTTTCTCCTACTGAGGAAGAGATAAAGTGGGCAACGGATGTACTTAAAGAATGGGAAGTGGCTAAAGCTAAAGGTTTAGGAGTATTTTCCTTTAATGGAAAAATGGTTGATGCTCCAATTTTATCTAGAGCAAAGAATACTTTGAAAAAAGCGGGCCTTGAATTGGAAACAGGGGGTGACCTTATATGA
- the citD gene encoding citrate lyase acyl carrier protein, which yields MKILNPSRAGSLESNDIFVMVHPSNEGIKIDLQSKVYHQYGKRILEVIKATIEELNITHGHFIVKDSGALDYTIRARVTTAIERSIQGGSHE from the coding sequence ATGAAAATCCTTAATCCATCAAGGGCTGGTTCCCTGGAATCAAATGATATCTTTGTAATGGTTCACCCAAGCAATGAGGGGATAAAGATTGACTTACAAAGTAAGGTATATCATCAATATGGTAAGAGAATTTTAGAAGTTATTAAGGCTACTATAGAAGAATTAAATATAACCCATGGTCACTTTATTGTTAAAGATAGTGGTGCACTAGATTATACAATTAGAGCACGAGTTACTACAGCTATTGAAAGATCTATACAAGGAGGTTCCCATGAGTAG
- a CDS encoding Fe-S-containing hydro-lyase, with protein MKKIQTPLTKEILSTLEVGEKILLSGVIYTGRDAAHKRLIKSLEDNKNAPFQLEGQLIYYVGPTPTPEGAIIGSAGPTTSYRMDEFTPTLLDKGILGTVGKGKRSDYVIESIKNNGAVYFAAVGGTAALMAECVKKCEVIAYEDLGTEAIRRLEVEDMPLIVAVSSKGEDYYKLGRKNYLEMKSR; from the coding sequence ATGAAAAAGATTCAAACACCATTAACGAAAGAAATACTCAGTACTTTAGAAGTTGGTGAGAAAATCCTCCTAAGTGGTGTGATTTACACAGGAAGGGATGCAGCTCACAAAAGATTAATAAAATCACTAGAAGATAATAAAAATGCTCCCTTTCAATTAGAAGGTCAGTTAATCTATTATGTGGGGCCTACTCCAACTCCTGAAGGGGCTATTATAGGTTCAGCTGGACCTACAACAAGCTATAGGATGGACGAATTTACTCCAACTTTATTGGATAAAGGTATCCTTGGAACTGTAGGAAAAGGAAAAAGATCAGATTATGTGATTGAAAGTATAAAGAACAATGGTGCTGTATACTTTGCAGCCGTAGGTGGTACGGCTGCTTTAATGGCAGAATGTGTTAAAAAATGTGAAGTTATTGCTTATGAAGATTTAGGGACGGAGGCTATCCGTAGGCTTGAAGTTGAGGATATGCCATTAATAGTTGCTGTTTCATCAAAGGGTGAAGATTATTATAAATTAGGTAGAAAAAACTATCTAGAAATGAAAAGTAGGTGA
- a CDS encoding fumarate hydratase, whose amino-acid sequence MREVHVRLITDEVERMCIHSNKHLSKDVVTCLEKMKDEETWPSAKDILELIIQNAETASNTHVPMCQDTGLVVVFLEVGQEVQFKGGYIEDAINEGVRRGYDKGQLRKSVVRDPLTRENTGDNTPCIIHHKIVKGDKVKLTVIPKGFGSENMSRIYMLKPSQGVQGVIESVLETVEIAGPNPCPPIVVGVGIGGTFEKAALLAKKALIRPLGSSNEDSYYAQLEETILNKVNDLGIGPQGFGGKTTALKVHIETAPTHIAGLPVAINIGCHAYRHMEVTI is encoded by the coding sequence GTGAGAGAGGTTCATGTAAGACTTATAACAGATGAAGTTGAAAGGATGTGTATCCATTCAAACAAGCATTTATCCAAAGATGTGGTGACGTGTTTGGAAAAAATGAAGGATGAAGAGACTTGGCCAAGTGCAAAGGACATTTTAGAACTAATTATTCAAAATGCTGAAACAGCCTCAAATACACATGTTCCCATGTGTCAAGATACGGGATTAGTTGTGGTATTTTTAGAAGTTGGTCAAGAGGTCCAATTTAAGGGTGGATACATTGAAGATGCAATTAATGAAGGAGTTAGAAGAGGTTATGATAAAGGACAGTTAAGAAAGTCAGTGGTTCGTGACCCTCTTACTAGAGAAAATACGGGAGATAATACTCCTTGCATTATACATCATAAGATTGTTAAAGGAGATAAAGTAAAACTCACTGTAATTCCCAAGGGCTTTGGAAGTGAGAACATGAGTAGAATATATATGCTAAAGCCATCTCAAGGTGTTCAGGGTGTTATTGAGTCTGTTTTGGAAACAGTTGAAATAGCAGGTCCAAATCCTTGTCCTCCCATTGTTGTGGGAGTTGGTATTGGTGGAACCTTTGAAAAAGCAGCACTTCTTGCTAAAAAGGCATTAATTAGACCCCTTGGATCAAGTAACGAAGATTCTTACTATGCTCAGTTAGAGGAAACTATTTTGAATAAAGTAAACGATTTAGGTATTGGACCCCAGGGATTTGGAGGAAAAACAACGGCTTTAAAAGTCCATATTGAGACTGCACCTACCCATATTGCAGGTTTACCCGTTGCCATAAATATTGGCTGCCATGCCTATAGACATATGGAAGTAACAATTTAG
- a CDS encoding methylaspartate ammonia-lyase, producing MKIIDIICSEGRTGFYFDDQRAIKKGAKTDGFAYVGETETEGFTEIRQAGESISVMIILEDGQVAYGDCAAVQYSGAGGRDPLFLAKDFIPVIQEDIKPLLIGKDSKEFRNLAEMIDGLSIAGKNLHTAIRYGVTQALLDASAKARRKTMAEVIQEEYDINSELVRVPIFTQSGDDRYNNVDKMIIKGSDVLPHGLINHVETKLGKDGSKLLDYVKWLKNRISSMGTSDDYNPVLHIDVYGTIGIAFDNDLEKMVDYFLLLEEAAKPFKLRIEGPMDVEDRELQMKALKDLRFALREKGCQVELVADEWCNTFDDIKLFVDNEAADMVQIKTPDLGGINNIVEAIIYCKERGIGAYCGGTCNETERSAQICTNIAIACGADQCLAKPGMGVDEGYMIVFNEMNRVLTLANR from the coding sequence ATGAAAATTATAGATATAATATGTTCAGAAGGAAGAACGGGCTTTTACTTTGATGATCAGAGAGCTATTAAAAAGGGTGCAAAAACTGATGGTTTTGCGTATGTTGGAGAAACAGAAACGGAAGGATTTACTGAAATTAGACAGGCAGGAGAATCCATATCAGTTATGATTATTCTTGAAGATGGTCAAGTGGCTTATGGAGATTGTGCAGCTGTTCAGTATTCAGGCGCAGGTGGAAGGGACCCGCTATTTTTGGCAAAGGACTTTATACCAGTAATCCAAGAGGATATAAAGCCCCTATTAATAGGAAAAGACTCTAAGGAATTTAGAAATTTAGCTGAAATGATAGATGGACTTTCTATTGCTGGTAAGAATCTTCATACGGCAATTAGATATGGTGTAACTCAAGCCCTATTAGATGCTTCAGCTAAGGCAAGAAGAAAAACTATGGCAGAAGTTATTCAAGAAGAGTACGACATCAATAGTGAATTAGTGAGAGTACCAATATTTACTCAATCTGGAGATGACAGATACAATAATGTGGATAAGATGATTATTAAAGGTTCAGATGTATTACCACACGGTCTTATAAATCACGTTGAAACTAAATTAGGCAAGGACGGAAGTAAATTATTAGATTATGTGAAGTGGTTAAAGAATAGAATTAGTAGTATGGGTACTAGTGATGATTATAACCCTGTACTACATATAGATGTATACGGAACAATTGGTATTGCCTTTGACAATGACTTAGAGAAAATGGTAGATTATTTTCTATTACTTGAAGAAGCGGCAAAACCTTTTAAATTAAGAATTGAAGGACCTATGGATGTGGAAGATAGAGAACTTCAAATGAAGGCATTAAAGGACTTAAGATTTGCATTAAGAGAAAAAGGATGCCAAGTGGAGCTAGTTGCAGACGAATGGTGTAATACTTTTGATGATATTAAGCTTTTTGTTGATAATGAAGCTGCAGACATGGTTCAGATAAAGACTCCAGACCTTGGTGGTATTAACAATATAGTTGAAGCTATTATTTATTGTAAAGAAAGAGGCATTGGAGCTTATTGTGGAGGAACATGCAACGAGACAGAAAGATCTGCTCAAATTTGTACTAACATTGCCATTGCATGTGGAGCCGATCAGTGTCTAGCAAAGCCAGGTATGGGTGTAGATGAAGGTTATATGATTGTATTCAATGAAATGAATAGAGTACTAACATTAGCTAATCGTTAG
- a CDS encoding methylaspartate mutase subunit E: MELKNKKWSEERFLEERKKVLGQWKTGEDVNLEDAVEYLKSLPEHKNFAKRLIDAKRNNKTLLQPRAGVALLEEHIELLKYLQDEGGADLLPSTIDSYTRQNRYEEGEKGIEESKKAGRSMLNGFPAVNHGVSGCRQVLESVHIPLQARHGTPDARLLSEIIHASGWTSNEGGGISYNIPYAKSVTLEQTLLDWQYCDRLAGYYQERGIDINREPFGPLTGTLVPPSISNTIAIIEGLLAAEQGVKHITLGYGQCGNLTQDVAAIKALEEQANEYFKEYGYDVELTTVLHQWMGGFPEDESKAFAVISWGAATAALAGATKVIVKTPHEAIGIPTKEANAQGMKATKQMLSLLREQNMENSKGVADEIQLIKKEVKCLIDNVLKVGEGDLAVGTVRAFKNGMLDIPFAPSIHNAGKILPARDVNGAVRYLSYGNLPISDELKEINNKLLDIRAKNENREVSFQMVVDDIFAVSAGKLVGNSN; the protein is encoded by the coding sequence ATGGAACTGAAAAATAAGAAATGGTCTGAAGAAAGATTCCTAGAAGAAAGAAAAAAGGTATTAGGTCAGTGGAAAACTGGTGAAGATGTTAATTTAGAAGACGCTGTAGAGTATTTAAAATCACTTCCAGAACATAAAAATTTTGCTAAACGTTTGATAGATGCTAAAAGAAATAATAAAACATTATTACAGCCTCGTGCGGGAGTTGCTTTACTTGAGGAACATATAGAACTACTTAAATATCTTCAAGATGAAGGTGGAGCGGACTTATTACCTTCTACAATTGATAGTTACACAAGACAAAACAGATACGAAGAAGGTGAAAAGGGAATAGAAGAAAGTAAAAAGGCGGGACGTTCCATGTTAAATGGATTCCCAGCTGTAAATCACGGAGTTTCAGGTTGTAGGCAAGTATTAGAATCTGTACATATACCTCTACAGGCTAGACATGGTACACCAGATGCAAGACTTCTTAGTGAAATTATACACGCAAGTGGTTGGACATCTAATGAGGGTGGAGGAATTTCTTACAACATTCCCTATGCTAAGAGTGTAACACTAGAGCAGACCCTTTTAGATTGGCAATATTGCGATAGACTTGCTGGATATTATCAAGAAAGAGGAATAGATATTAATAGGGAGCCATTTGGTCCTTTAACGGGTACTTTAGTTCCACCAAGTATTTCTAATACCATTGCCATAATAGAAGGATTATTAGCAGCTGAACAAGGGGTTAAGCATATTACTTTAGGATATGGTCAGTGTGGAAACTTAACTCAAGATGTGGCAGCTATAAAGGCTTTAGAGGAACAAGCCAATGAATATTTTAAAGAGTATGGTTACGATGTGGAATTAACTACAGTACTACATCAATGGATGGGTGGATTCCCAGAAGATGAATCAAAGGCATTTGCAGTTATTTCATGGGGAGCAGCTACAGCAGCATTAGCAGGAGCTACAAAGGTTATAGTTAAAACACCCCATGAGGCAATAGGTATTCCAACAAAGGAAGCGAATGCACAAGGAATGAAAGCTACAAAACAAATGCTAAGCTTATTAAGAGAACAAAACATGGAAAATTCAAAGGGTGTAGCTGATGAAATTCAACTTATAAAGAAAGAAGTTAAATGCTTAATAGATAATGTATTAAAAGTTGGAGAAGGTGACTTAGCCGTTGGAACAGTTAGAGCCTTTAAAAACGGTATGCTAGATATTCCATTTGCTCCTTCTATACATAATGCAGGTAAGATTCTTCCAGCAAGGGATGTGAATGGAGCAGTTAGATATTTATCCTATGGAAATTTACCAATAAGCGATGAATTAAAAGAAATTAATAATAAGTTATTAGATATAAGAGCAAAGAATGAAAATAGAGAAGTTAGTTTCCAAATGGTAGTGGATGATATATTTGCAGTTTCTGCAGGTAAGCTAGTTGGTAATTCAAATTAG
- the glmL gene encoding methylaspartate mutase accessory protein GlmL: MKCVQLVDFGSTFTKLTLVDIHNNVIIGTSKAPTTVKTNIMEGYYEAKSILDDSVDLNNPEIIDILVCSSAAGGLNMVASGLVKDLTTKAAKMTVLGAGAKVLDVYDQKLSKRKIQKIIEQNPDMILLAGGTNGGNVSCIVHNAKIISTHMKDIPLVIAGNEDSHYEIEEILEREGIHYKLTDNIMPELNTIHIDSAREAIREIFMEKIVEAKGLKNIQENLNEEVIPTPLAVQRAVELYAKANNKADVAVVDIGGATTDIHSACDGGPTKVGATLTGLKEPYLKRTVEGDLGMRVSALSLLETVGPSALGALIEEGSKDENYIKEKCRELTINPENISTCEEDKSFDRAMASLATKVAMSRHVGILEKVYYPMGSVMFQRGKDLSNVKLLIGTGGILVHNEDPETILKSCLYDEKEPHILKPINPKLMIDKDYILSAAGLLSKKYPNTAIKIMDEHLIEIGGATNGTEK, translated from the coding sequence ATGAAATGCGTTCAATTAGTTGATTTTGGCAGCACCTTTACAAAATTAACATTAGTAGATATTCATAATAATGTAATCATTGGAACGTCAAAGGCGCCAACAACTGTAAAAACAAATATTATGGAGGGTTATTATGAGGCTAAATCTATATTAGATGATAGTGTAGATTTAAATAACCCAGAAATTATAGATATTTTAGTTTGTAGTAGTGCGGCTGGTGGACTTAATATGGTAGCATCAGGACTAGTAAAGGATTTAACTACCAAGGCAGCTAAGATGACAGTACTAGGAGCAGGAGCAAAAGTACTAGATGTATATGATCAAAAACTTTCAAAGAGAAAGATACAAAAGATCATTGAACAAAATCCAGATATGATTCTTTTGGCAGGTGGGACTAATGGAGGAAATGTATCCTGTATTGTCCATAATGCAAAAATCATAAGTACCCATATGAAAGATATACCACTAGTTATCGCAGGAAACGAAGATTCTCATTATGAAATTGAAGAAATTTTAGAAAGAGAAGGAATACATTATAAGTTAACAGATAATATAATGCCTGAGCTTAATACTATTCATATTGATTCGGCTAGAGAAGCCATTAGAGAAATCTTTATGGAAAAAATAGTTGAAGCTAAGGGTCTTAAAAATATTCAAGAAAACCTTAATGAGGAAGTTATTCCTACACCTTTAGCAGTTCAAAGGGCTGTTGAATTATATGCAAAAGCAAATAATAAAGCAGATGTGGCAGTTGTGGATATTGGTGGAGCAACAACGGATATTCATTCTGCTTGTGATGGTGGGCCAACTAAGGTTGGTGCTACCCTAACAGGTTTAAAGGAGCCATATTTAAAGCGTACTGTTGAGGGTGATTTAGGTATGCGAGTTAGTGCCTTATCCTTATTAGAAACGGTAGGTCCTAGTGCTTTAGGAGCATTAATTGAAGAAGGATCAAAGGATGAAAATTACATAAAAGAAAAGTGTAGAGAACTAACAATAAATCCAGAAAATATATCTACTTGTGAAGAAGATAAATCCTTTGATAGAGCCATGGCATCTTTAGCAACTAAAGTTGCTATGTCTAGGCATGTGGGAATACTAGAAAAGGTTTATTACCCTATGGGATCTGTCATGTTTCAAAGGGGAAAAGACTTAAGTAATGTGAAGTTATTAATTGGAACAGGAGGAATATTGGTTCACAACGAAGATCCAGAGACTATATTAAAGAGTTGCCTTTATGATGAAAAGGAACCACATATTCTAAAACCTATTAATCCAAAACTTATGATAGATAAAGATTATATCCTTTCGGCAGCAGGATTGTTATCTAAAAAATATCCTAATACTGCTATAAAAATTATGGATGAACATTTAATAGAAATTGGGGGAGCGACAAATGGAACTGAAAAATAA
- the glmS gene encoding methylaspartate mutase subunit S: MEAKIVLGVIGADCHSVGNKILDYAFSQEGFKVTNIGVLSSQEEFINAAIETNANMIVVSSLYGHGELDCRGFKEKCIEAGLEDVKLYVGGNLVVGKQEWEPVEQRFKEMGFDRVYPPGTKPEVTIRHIREDLGIEDLGEQYEMRSIS, from the coding sequence ATGGAAGCGAAAATAGTACTTGGAGTTATTGGGGCAGATTGTCATTCAGTAGGTAATAAAATATTAGATTATGCATTTAGTCAAGAAGGGTTTAAAGTTACAAATATTGGTGTTTTAAGTTCACAAGAAGAATTTATTAACGCTGCAATAGAAACAAATGCTAATATGATTGTTGTTTCATCTTTATATGGTCACGGAGAACTGGACTGTAGAGGTTTTAAAGAAAAATGTATTGAAGCAGGATTAGAAGATGTAAAGTTATATGTTGGTGGGAATTTAGTAGTTGGTAAACAAGAGTGGGAACCTGTAGAACAAAGATTTAAAGAAATGGGATTTGACAGAGTTTATCCTCCAGGAACAAAACCAGAGGTAACTATTAGACATATAAGAGAAGATTTAGGCATTGAAGATTTAGGAGAACAATATGAAATGCGTTCAATTAGTTGA
- a CDS encoding GntR family transcriptional regulator has product MPINIEKNSGIPLYIQLKNEILRAIRNGEYNIGDRMDTERDLALSLGISRKTVSHAYKQLESEGVLVSHQGRGTYVAQVRNSWKQDSDKEKVNKFIDLAIESAFENDISTIEFLDMVRTRAREKENLLYKTTAVFVECNIEQARGFADQLSGITGFKVIPITVAELNNMTLQIKDIINKAKIIIPTFNHVNEVADLLEGYDKKIVGVAINPNLETIVKIAKYGEGSKFGLISLSKEFYHKVDYALSMAGLNNINIVSTISGDELELKNFINQVDIVIVSPGRQMEINQLVDGEKDVIPFDYALDKGSVKSIMSHLIEEK; this is encoded by the coding sequence ATGCCTATAAACATAGAAAAAAATAGTGGGATTCCACTTTATATACAACTTAAAAATGAAATTTTAAGGGCTATAAGGAATGGCGAATATAATATTGGCGATAGGATGGATACGGAAAGGGATCTTGCTTTAAGTCTTGGCATCAGTAGAAAAACCGTTTCTCATGCCTATAAACAACTAGAAAGTGAAGGTGTTTTAGTTTCTCATCAAGGACGAGGTACCTATGTGGCACAAGTCAGAAATAGTTGGAAACAAGATTCAGATAAGGAAAAAGTCAATAAGTTTATAGATTTAGCCATAGAATCAGCATTTGAAAATGATATATCCACAATTGAATTTCTTGATATGGTGCGAACTAGAGCCAGAGAAAAGGAAAACTTGTTATACAAAACTACTGCCGTTTTTGTAGAGTGTAATATTGAACAGGCAAGGGGTTTTGCTGATCAATTAAGTGGTATTACTGGATTTAAAGTTATTCCCATAACAGTGGCAGAGTTAAATAATATGACACTTCAAATTAAAGATATTATAAATAAGGCAAAAATCATAATTCCAACCTTTAATCATGTTAATGAGGTTGCAGACTTGTTGGAAGGTTATGATAAGAAAATTGTTGGAGTGGCAATAAATCCAAACCTAGAGACCATTGTAAAGATTGCCAAGTACGGAGAAGGAAGTAAATTTGGACTCATTTCCTTATCAAAGGAGTTTTATCACAAGGTAGATTATGCATTAAGTATGGCAGGCCTTAACAATATTAATATAGTTTCAACTATAAGTGGAGATGAACTTGAATTAAAAAACTTTATTAATCAAGTGGATATTGTTATTGTATCTCCAGGAAGACAAATGGAGATTAATCAATTGGTTGATGGGGAAAAAGATGTTATTCCCTTTGATTATGCACTAGACAAGGGATCAGTAAAATCAATTATGTCTCATCTCATAGAAGAAAAATAA